One Antiquaquibacter oligotrophicus genomic region harbors:
- the aceE gene encoding pyruvate dehydrogenase (acetyl-transferring), homodimeric type, with product MTVNDQDPYSAHNIDQDPEETAEWQESLRSLVAAAGHERGREIMLSLLKESKDLHLGVPMVPTTDYLNTIAPENEPAFPGNEDIERRYRAWIRWNAAITVHRAQRPGIGVGGHISTYASSAALYEVGHNWFFRGQDHAGGGDQIFYQGHASPGMYARAFLEGRLTEQHLDAFRQEKSRAPYGLSSYPHPRLMPEFWQFPTVSMGLGPINAIYQAQSNKYLTNRGIKDASDQQVWAFLGDGEMDEVESRGALQWAANEGLDNLNFVINCNLQRLDGPVRGNGKIIQELESFFRGAGWNVIKVVWGREWDALLANDSEGALRDLMNRTPDGDYQTYKAESGAFVRENFFGRDPRTLEMVKDYTDDQIWGLKRGGHDYRKVYAAFKAASEHKGQPTVILAKTVKGYGLGASFEGRNATHQMKKLTLDNLKLFRDVMHIPITDAQLEENPYQPPFYHPGQDDEAIQYLHERRRELGGYLPERRSRYTQFELPEDKAYEVVKKGSGKQEIATTMAFARLLKDLLRDKGLGNRIVPIIPDEARTFGMDAYFPTAKIYNPNGQQYVSVDRELLLAYKESPQGQIVHVGINEAGAFAAFTAAGTQYATNGEPLIPVYVFYSMFGFQRTGDAIWAAGDQMARGFVIGATAGRTTLTGEGLQHADGHSLLLASTNPAVVSYDPAYGYEIGHIVKAGIERMYGGSHPDPGVMYYLTVYNEPIVQPAEPENFDVEGALKGIYHLASPRIEGPRAQLLASGVAVPWALEAQELLAQDFGVAADVWSVTSWTELRRDGIAADEYNLLHPNDQPKVPYVTQKLSGSDGPFVAVSDFMHAVPDQIRPFVPGDYATLGADNFGFSDTRAAARRFFVIDGPSIVVRTLQSLARRGQIDPGAVAYAIDKYRLHDVNAGTTGSAGGES from the coding sequence GTGACGGTAAACGACCAGGATCCCTATTCGGCCCACAACATCGATCAGGATCCCGAGGAGACTGCAGAGTGGCAGGAATCCCTCCGATCGCTCGTCGCCGCCGCGGGACACGAGCGCGGTCGAGAGATCATGCTCAGCCTCCTCAAGGAGTCGAAGGATCTGCACCTCGGTGTCCCTATGGTGCCGACTACGGATTACCTCAACACGATCGCCCCGGAGAACGAGCCGGCATTCCCCGGTAACGAGGACATCGAGCGCCGTTACCGCGCGTGGATCCGGTGGAACGCGGCCATCACCGTTCACCGGGCCCAACGCCCCGGTATCGGCGTCGGCGGACACATCTCCACGTACGCGTCATCGGCCGCCCTGTACGAGGTCGGTCACAACTGGTTCTTCCGCGGTCAGGATCACGCGGGCGGTGGCGACCAGATCTTCTATCAGGGCCACGCCTCCCCCGGAATGTATGCCCGCGCCTTCCTCGAGGGTCGTCTCACCGAACAGCACCTCGACGCGTTCCGCCAGGAGAAGTCGCGCGCACCGTACGGGCTCTCGAGCTACCCGCACCCGCGCCTCATGCCAGAGTTCTGGCAGTTCCCCACGGTGTCGATGGGTCTCGGCCCGATCAACGCGATCTACCAGGCACAGTCAAACAAGTACCTCACCAACCGCGGGATCAAGGACGCCTCCGATCAGCAGGTCTGGGCGTTCCTCGGTGATGGCGAAATGGATGAGGTCGAGAGCCGTGGCGCACTGCAGTGGGCGGCCAACGAGGGACTCGACAACCTCAACTTCGTTATCAACTGCAACCTCCAGCGTCTTGACGGACCGGTCCGCGGCAACGGCAAGATCATCCAGGAGCTCGAGAGCTTCTTCCGCGGCGCTGGCTGGAACGTCATCAAGGTCGTCTGGGGCCGTGAGTGGGATGCCCTTCTCGCGAACGACTCCGAGGGAGCGCTCCGCGACCTCATGAACCGCACGCCCGACGGCGACTACCAGACGTACAAGGCAGAAAGCGGTGCCTTCGTACGCGAGAACTTCTTCGGCCGCGACCCGCGCACCCTCGAGATGGTCAAGGATTACACCGACGACCAAATCTGGGGCCTCAAGCGCGGTGGACACGACTACCGCAAGGTGTACGCAGCGTTCAAGGCCGCGTCCGAGCACAAGGGCCAGCCGACCGTCATCCTCGCCAAGACGGTGAAGGGTTACGGCCTCGGTGCGAGCTTCGAGGGTCGCAACGCGACACACCAGATGAAGAAGCTCACGCTCGACAACCTGAAGCTCTTCCGCGACGTCATGCACATTCCGATCACGGATGCCCAGCTCGAGGAGAACCCGTACCAGCCGCCGTTCTACCACCCTGGTCAGGACGACGAAGCGATCCAGTACCTCCACGAGCGCCGCCGTGAACTCGGGGGCTACCTGCCGGAGCGCCGCTCGCGGTACACGCAGTTTGAATTGCCCGAGGACAAGGCCTACGAGGTCGTCAAGAAGGGTTCCGGCAAGCAGGAGATCGCCACCACGATGGCCTTCGCGCGTCTGCTCAAGGACCTGTTGCGCGACAAGGGTCTCGGCAATCGCATCGTGCCGATCATCCCGGACGAGGCCCGCACCTTCGGTATGGACGCCTACTTCCCGACGGCGAAGATCTACAACCCGAACGGCCAGCAGTACGTCTCGGTCGACCGTGAGCTCCTCCTCGCCTACAAGGAGAGCCCGCAGGGCCAGATCGTGCACGTCGGCATCAATGAGGCCGGTGCCTTTGCGGCCTTCACCGCGGCAGGCACGCAGTACGCCACGAACGGCGAACCGCTCATCCCCGTGTACGTCTTTTACTCGATGTTCGGTTTCCAGCGCACGGGCGACGCCATCTGGGCGGCAGGCGACCAGATGGCGCGCGGTTTCGTGATCGGAGCAACGGCCGGTCGCACCACTCTCACGGGTGAGGGTCTGCAGCACGCGGACGGTCACTCGTTGCTCCTGGCATCCACCAATCCGGCGGTTGTCTCCTACGACCCGGCGTACGGCTACGAGATCGGCCACATCGTGAAGGCCGGCATCGAGCGGATGTACGGCGGCTCGCACCCGGACCCGGGCGTCATGTACTACCTCACGGTCTACAACGAGCCGATCGTGCAGCCGGCGGAGCCCGAGAACTTCGATGTGGAGGGCGCTCTCAAGGGCATCTACCACCTCGCATCCCCGCGCATTGAAGGCCCGCGTGCCCAGCTACTCGCTTCCGGTGTCGCGGTGCCCTGGGCTCTCGAGGCGCAGGAGCTTCTCGCGCAGGACTTCGGTGTCGCAGCGGACGTGTGGTCGGTGACGTCGTGGACCGAGCTGCGTCGCGACGGTATCGCCGCAGACGAATACAACCTCCTTCACCCGAACGACCAGCCCAAGGTTCCGTACGTGACCCAGAAGCTTTCGGGTTCGGACGGGCCGTTCGTTGCGGTGAGCGACTTCATGCACGCCGTTCCGGATCAGATCCGCCCGTTCGTGCCCGGCGACTACGCGACGCTCGGTGCCGATAACTTCGGCTTCTCCGACACGCGTGCCGCGGCGCGACGCTTCTTCGTGATCGACGGCCCGTCGATCGTCGTACGCACCCTCCAGTCGCTCGCCCGCCGCGGACAGATCGACCCGGGCGCCGTTGCCTACGCGATCGACAAGTACCGCCTCCACGACGTCAACGCGGGTACGACCGGATCGGCGGGCGGCGAAAGCTAG